In Vitis vinifera cultivar Pinot Noir 40024 chromosome 4, ASM3070453v1, the genomic window TTGAGATCACCATGGCCGATGGAGTATTGGTGAACACGTGGGAGAACCTGGAGCATCCAACGCTTGCTGCCATGCGCGATGACAAACTCTTGGGCCAGATAGTAAAGGCCCCCGTCTATCCCGTCGGCCCACTTACTAGACCCATAGAACCGACAGATTCGGAGAACGGTGTATTGGACTGGCTGGGCATGCAACCCAGTGAATCAGTAATTTACGTTTCGTTTGGAAGCGGTGGAACTCTATCAGCTAAGCAAACTACTGAGCTGGCTTGGGGTTTGGAGCTGAGCCGTCAAAACTTTGTCTGGGTGATACGGCCACCCATGGATGATGATGCAGCGGCGGCTCTTTTCACATCGGCGGACGGACGTGATGGCATCGCAGAGTACTTGCCTGATGGGTTCTTGGAGCGGACCAAAAAGGTTGGATGTGTGGTACCCATGTGGGCCCCGCAAGCCCAGATTTTGGGGCATCCATCGGTTGGAGGATTCATAACGCATTGCGGGTGGAATTCAACTCTGGAGAGTATGGTGAATGGGGTACCCATGATTGCATGGCCACTCTACGCCGAGCAAAAGATGAACGCAGTCATGTTAACCGAAGAGCTGGGTGTGGCCATCAGACCAAATGTGTTTCCCACCAAGGGAGTGGTGGGCAGGGAGGAGATAGCGACCATGGTGAGGAGGCTGATGGAGGACTCGGAAGGGAATGCAATAAGGGCTAAAGTTAAGGAATTGAAATACAGTGCCGAGAAGGCTTTAAGCAAGGGTGGTTCCTCCTACACTTCACTGTCTCATGTGGTCATGGATTGCCAGATGATGAGCCGATCATCCCAGCAACCCTTGGATAACAGAACCTCCACCAATCCTCCATCCCCGTCACTCAAAGGGATGCACCTGACCACTGTGCGTTGAGGAGCACGTTAATTAATTAATGGACCATAGAAATCAAGTATCTGTTCTTCTCTTAAGTTTCCCAACTATATTTTATAGGTTGTGGCTAAAGTGCCCTATAAAGGTCTTCTTGATTATCCTAATGACAAGGGTATCGTTTTGTTACACACGAGTCATGGTGTTCTCTGCTATTACCTTAAATCATATATCTCTGCCTGTTTATATATGCGCTATCAAACAACCTAGAAAGCTAATCcagtgatttaaaattttaattaattttaattatatttcatattctttattataaaaaataaatatgaaaaaacacatttttttagaCCCAAGAATCGCCTTAAAATCTTGTCAGTCAAAGGGAAAAAGTGTTTTTGCACCGATTCCTTTTTCGCCTACATGCTAAAAGGCCAAAAACAAAGAGGAAAAGGAGTAGATAATAATATCTTGGCAAAAAAATCCCATGGGAAAGTGATGGTATTGAAGAGATTTGACTTACAAAATGCAACCCTCCCTGCAGGCTCCAACTCAATTTATCCAATTCGCATGCTTGAAAGAGACACTCATGATAAGAGGAAAGCGTGAGTCCTCTAACTGTAGCCTTAGTTTCTGGCTTCTACGCAGACTCTAGAACTGTATGTGTCATTAATTAGTTGGGGGGACCTCTTGGGGATGGGTCGTGGGACTCTGCATTGGATGCCATGCCATTGTTGACGCCACCATAAATGAGCTACAAAATAGGTTTCTAAAGGCCAAAAAAAGGGAGCATCGCCCTCCATTGAAGGGATGCTTCCCATCCAACTTGTGGCCTGTTAGATTGACTGTCGTCAAGGGAAGAACGTATTCAATTTGAAAGAACATATATAGGTTTGtgcttaattatattttgaatttttttttcccctagaGTTATTCTTCTAGGTgatgtttgattaaaaaattgtttatgagtaTATTTAAACCGTGATTCTGTAtgtatttttaacctttttaatatttaaaaaataaaaatttagtgaagtttaaaattattataaaacaaattcttaaaaagtGTAAAAAAACATCTTATATCAATTGAAATTAAAGTAGTCTCAAAAACCgttttatttattacataaCTTAATGATAATTTGTTACTAATAACAAAACATTGtaaatgatttataaaaatttatatttttttaattatagtaGTTTTGTTCAAGATTTCTTAAATACTACATACTTGTATAAGCAGAAATCCTTATcgtttattgaatttattataaaataagttcaattttaattttttaaattgaatttatgtaGTTCAAAAtcatatgatttttcttaattagaaaataattgatGTGACATTTTCTCTAGGCCCTATCTACTTAATTGCGTGCCAAGGAGAATgccacttgtttttttttatgtagaaaaTTACCATTTAGGGCCATCGATAATTCTTGGATAAGGTAGGACAAAAGATAGAAAATCTCCATAAAGGTCCTTTAATAAGATAATAAAGTGAAATTCCACAAGTGTCCTTaggatattttttttacaaaaaattaatttcaataaaatggttttttaaaaatatacatttaacataaatttaattttttattccaatatatgaccgatataaaaattgtgaaaattatttttttaatatacaacTTCCAATATGGTCAAAATTGGTTTCTCAAAACTTTTATGTTAAAAATCCCCCCCGGAAAGGGACATGGACCGACATGAAATTGGTTTCTCAAAATAGGCTGGCATTGATGCCAACTCACCTACAGCACATATTTTCTAAATCCTTAGTTTTGagtaaaaataatgttttttttttgtcacaaaacCCTAGTTATTAatcataatttgaaaatacaaaacCGTAATTATTGACTTCATTAATGTCCATTGATTTAGACTCCTTCCCTTTCCCAACTGCGAATCAACTTTAAATTTAAGCTTAACTATAATCATCAATTACGATTCTAGGCTTAAATTTAAAGTTGTAATCATTAACTattgttttgattattttaaaaaaaattcaaaatcataattatcAACTATGATTTTACGAGAGTACACTAGTTTGAGAATGAAATTACTTTGtggaatttttgttttaaaaaattcatttctatccaaaactttgaaaattgtTATAACGGTATGTGAACTTTCCGtacatgtttgataaaattcacaaaattgtgtttaagaaaattgataagttaaaaaaataaatgactttaaaaataatttgagtttCTAACTATGAATATCTTAGTTTATATGACTTTTTCCCTTTATGGATAGCTTCATATCatgagaaaaatatttctaCATAATTTCTAGCAGTAAGAAAATGTGAAGTTACAAGAATTCTAacctctaaaaaattataattaattaaaagataattttaaaaataaaacaatcaaaaacatgtaaaaacctaataatgataattaaattttataattagtttCTTAAAATAGTAAGGTTATacttgattttttgaaaaatttgtgggaaaatgcaagagaaagaaaattgaggaaaaaaatagaataaaagaaaaataaaaaatagatttaaaattaacaaattgtttttatgtggttcttcaaattcatttcacttatttttctctattatataaaaattaaataattttaaaatatataaaattttaactaattttaattataatttatttttttcatattttttatagtaaaacttaatatgagaaaactaattttcttaacatttttttttctttcttactgtttgccgagaaccaaacataactaaAATGACCATAAGGTTATTATGACaatatgttataaaataaaataaaagcaatgCAAGATTACTAATCAAGAATTTCTATCTCATAAATGGAAGATATCTTTTTTATTGACTTACAAAGACAATTTTaccattaatattttaaatgggACTAAGGGaggaaaaagaattaaaagtaattttacaTTTATGAGGTGATGGTCATCTACCATCCATGTAGCatttataacattaaaataacTTGCTCTTAACATCCTCCCTCATGTAGGAGTCCATCCCGCATGTGAAGAGACATAGAAAGAGCAAAGTCCTTTTTGAACTTGAGgaacaaatatgaaatatgcAATATCACCTTGaattatcaatttttctaaaaaattaaatttatcaaatttgagTTTAATATGTCTAACatacttttaacatttttaatatctaaaccaatatttttttattattgataatttttttattgtttattttaatatgcatatcatactctaaacattttttttttcaaataaagtgtaaaaaatttttttaattttattttttttaataaattaaaataagtgaagattctaatctttcaaaaatcaaaattttcataataaaaagcTGGTCTCCCACCAGGTGAAGTGCACATGAAAATAATTGATCCATAAATATGATTTGGGAAATgcataaagaattttttttatataaaaagaaattaaaattatagatttgggacttaaaaaaaaaaagatgtaagCCAACTTCTGTGGATTGTGTGGATGGCAAGCCAATTTTTATTTAGGGGTCatcaattttcttctctttagtTATTTACTTAAGAtaatgtaataattttaaatgctaaaaaatcaacatattagATAAAAATTACTTCCAACTTAATCTTGaatattctttattaaatagattaaatttaattgtttactaattaaaatcactaaattttattgtttatttttttttagtttttcataattttcatttgtacTTTTCAAATGAAACTCTATATTTCCAAATCAAATCctaagtacaaaaaataaaaacaaagtctCAAATTTGAGATCCTaagatttcttttaaaatttttctactaaatgggaaaacaaaaaacctaaaccctaaaatttcGTCTAGAATTTTTCTCTGGCTGGATTCGGAAAGTGcacaaaattaaaatgaaattttaggattcagattccttttttttttttcatttaaagtcTGTTTTGGGAAATATATGAATAAGATTAcgagaaaaaacaaaagtacaataaaaaaacatattgttTTCAATTTAACGATAACATCGCTGGTcttctttaacaaaaaaatgacATCATTAGTTAACAATCGGTATCTTTCAGGGTTGGTCAATGTCAGTTTAAATCAAGGAATGATTCCAAGGTTGTCAACGTCAATCAACGAGTGATCATGTTATATCATCATCGATCAAGAGAGTTTAGTGTAAATTTATTAGGGGAAATCTAAAAGGATCATTATATCTACATGACTTATTACATAATGTGCCGTATTTTTATGAATACATTGGAAagtgcaattttttttctaatatattttttaaaatttcagagttgaatatattttatctcttgGGCCTGTTATAGACTTTGCCCTTTGcctaaacttattaaaaaaatcaataaatagtttattaaataaaaataaatactaaaatatataaaaaaaaattattaaaatacaaagaaaaacatttattaactaaaatcaaaatcatcacATTTCATAACTTAATAggaaaatcacaaataatcatataaacatctctctgaaataaaaaataaaaattgatagttattatattttaaggcatttgaaaattttcaaaattgttaatTCAAAATTGCTTTTACTCAATTTTATACTAATGTTTAAACCCATTTTAATTTCATGAAGGGTTTGTAATTGAGGGGAAAGTGTTGATATTTAATAAGTTAGGCAAAATGTTAGGTCTTGAATGTGAGGAGGCAAAATGTAAAACCCACAAAAAAATTGAGGGGGTAAAATGCATTTAacccttaattttattttatcaatacaaattatttttccttaaaatggTAAACTTATGGAAACATACTCGAGAACTGTTCATGCAATGTGCCACCAAAATGGGCTAGAAAGACCGTTCATGGACAACAGATCTGATTGAATCTGGTtgcaaaaataacaataataaataaagaaagaatgcaGATGACTGTTTGATTGTTTTTTGGGGAATAGTTCAGATTGAATCTTGTTACAAGCGATTAAAGAATGCAGATGCATGCAGACAAAATCACATTGTAATGGGCCATTCATTAGGTCCTTCAGTAAGAGGATGAGTCAAGGACATAAGTAGAGTCTCCCAAAAACGAATCATGGAACATAACAATCAACTTCATTCACCAAAAGATTCAAAATCCCAAAAGGATTACCAATCTCCCATTCATTCATATGAGCATCCAAAACAGATAAACAAGAAAATCAAGTGTATATAAATAACCTTGATTAAACTAGAAAGCAGAATTACCCCAGGACAATACTAACATGCATTTTATTGGAAGAACAGAAGGGCATGTGGAGCGAGTCACACACTTAGGGGTTCAGTACTTCTCTTCAGCCATGCCATCTCGGACTCATCCAGGTATGGGGCCAGAATGTCTCTACAGGTGGAATGGTAGGAGTTCACCCATTCTATCTCTTCAGGCGTTAAAAGACTCTGGTCAATCAACTTTTTTTGGTATGGTGCCTGGGCACACCCAAACAAAGAGAATCCGAATTAGGTGCAAAACTAGTTCCATTCTAGTATCTGTTAGTAGATATTCTAATATCAGTATGTAAACATTTGCTAAACAAATATACAAGTGGTATAGATAGAAATGGTGAGTAGTCCAAAACTATGCATCAATCAAATATGGTGCCTGAACATATACccatttaaaaattacttaagaaaaaaattaaaattaaaattaaaattgaaaataaaaataatcatcacATGTTTTCCTGTCACTAGGCAAATATTTACTAAACAAATATACAGGGTATGGATAGAAATGGTAAATACTCCAATATTTTGCGTGCATGTACAACACAAAACAGGATGATCTTGAGTACATGCCTCCAAACTGGACAACTTGGGCTCCCCAGCTCCAGCCAACACCCATTCCCAACCCACATAGCCAGAAGACAAGTAGGACGAACAAATCAAGCTAGGATAAAAATACTTGGCTGAAAAGCTCTTAGTCAAATTTGTAGCTTTTTGTGCCGAAAGCATTTAGGTGACATGCTAATAGAAGTAGATCATTAAAAGCAGCATCTTTCAAGTTATTTGAGCTacaaaaagtgaaagaaaacaaagaatcaaaggggaaaaggaaaaaagaaacccTCCTGACCCAAGAAATTGGACAACTCATTATGGAGTCAACTAACTGCAGATTCCCAGACAGCTGGGACAATGAATTAACAACAAAACAGCTGATTCAatgtttttcatcttttctcCCTTTGACAATTTTTGCATGTTTGATTTGTCTAGGTTCAACTGAGACACAGCCTGCTTAAACTTCTTCACTGCTTAAAAATTCAAGATTTTTGAGTAAAATCATTTATGGGtataaataaaccaaaataaaaaataaaaggaacctgctacaaggaaaaaaaaaaaaccagataCATTGCgcacaagaaaacaaaaaaggatatcattaatataaaataaacttaCCCATGTTATGTGTTCAAATGCCAAGTAACCCTTATCACCAAAATTGAATTTTGTATCAGCCTCCTTGATTACGAGGACATTCTCCAATCTTATGCCAAAGTTCCCATCCTCGTAGTAACCAGGTTCTGGAAAACacaatttcaatataaaatccattttttctAGCATAAAAGCATTTTAAGGCTCTCACAAAAGGTGAAAGGAACAAGCAGAAAATTTGGTGCCAACATACTTCAGTACTCAATTACAAATGCCACTATTTCAACACTCTAGTACTCATTCAACAAAACATAACCAAAGTTCTGGATTcaatttgaatattataataaGCCAAATCCAGCTCCTGagtaaaattataaattgatttCTATAAACTTTCATAAAAAAACCTTTGTATAAACATACACTAGCAAAATAGAGGGGAAAAACTCAAGTAGACAAGCAAGAAGTTAGAAAACCCAGGCATTGAAAAAATGCATGTAAGTATTTGGGTAGACAGCCAGTGTCAAACATCTACTTGGTCCTGCATGAAGAGGACTCCTGACAGTTTGCAATCTTACACCACCTTGGATTTCCATAGGATATGGCCTCATGGAAGATGAATGAAGAAAGAATTTCTACACCCAACCCAAGTGGTTGGATCTAAGGCTGTACTGTATCAAGAAAAATTTATTCTATAAATCCAACTTAAGGTAATGAAGCTGTGATACCAACCATCTGTTACAGTCATTGAAGCTTGTAATGGCACATGCCGAGCAGGCGTTCTGAAACTAATTAAATGGGGTCCTGCTCAATATagtgcaataaaaaaaaaggtatattaGTTCGCATCAAAGAACATATAAAATAACAAGAGGAAGAACCCTTCATTCATCGCTTACCTTCATGAACATTAAGGTAAGATCCAATTCCATGACCAGTTCCATGTCGATAATCAAGGCCATCCTTCCACAATGGGACACGAGCAAGAATGTCAAGTGTGTGTcctgtaaaaattatttataaaaataaatagtgaaTTTAACATCATATGTGCGCATATCTATGTATCTTTAAATAGAACAAAGTTACAAGCAACAAATTTGGCACATAACAAAGAAAATTGCTGGTCAACTATGTGATTTGGTGATTCCTGAGGATCTATGCTGAAATTTACCCCTCCCTTGGAACTAAAGAAGCCCAATAAGCTACTAGCAAATTAAATGAACAAGAGAAAAAGCTCATCATACCAGCGGTTCCACTAGGAAATCGAGCATTACCCAGACTGATATGACCCTTGAGAACCTGCATGAAATCCAACAAATCAAGCAAAATGCTCAAGACCACAACATAACTCCTAGATAGAAGAAATTTGTTAGCAAGCATCTATTAAGACATTTTATGAAGCAAAGGGCCTAAAAAGGTAAGCATCTATTAAGacattttgaatgtatttgttgaatataatgtatgtatagtatactatctttccttgttaatataggtcacatgtatggtagttaggactcctagccttatatatatatatatctctcaattgtaagtagagattacaatgaatgagaataaggtttttctcctctctctctctctctctctcaacatggtatcagagtcaaaggagaaaacctaatttttttttcggTTTAGCCGTGTACTCAATTCCGGCGAACcgtccagtgaccgtgtttTCACTCCGGTCCCCTCACTCTCTTTCCGAACCACCCCGGACAACCTCATCGCCGTCGGATCTCCACCACGCCGGCAACCTTttccggcgaaattttccggcgacctTTTTTCCGGGCAAAGACCACATATTCCGAACCGCCGGAGGCTGATCTACACGCCAGTGGAAACCCCACCGGCAACCGGCAtctcacgcgcccccacgcgcTGCCCTTCTCCTCCGGACTGTcacccacgcgccggcgcgtgacggCGCGTGGCTCACTTTCCGGCCACTTCCGACACCTTTCCAGGCTCGTCCGGCGCCGTCTTGGCCTTCTAGCCCTCCGGCAGTCCTCCCCGAGCCctgcatctccatttttttccctgtttttggctttcttgCCATTCCGGCCACCTCCGACAGGGCTCCCCCTCCATCCCTGAGGCTTGGGTGCTacttctcttcctctccaggCACGTCACGAcctttttttctccattgattgcacctctcacagccgtggtttcactgtttttctctctccgccgaaatctgaacccatcttagggctctcttcgatccaaatacgtgaatatgaccaccaaaaatcagatctttacgtctgttctctctggatctcctttgattacctcagagaaattggttggcagtgagaattatctctcctggtctgcctctgttgaactttggtttatgggtcaaggatatgaggatcacttggttacccaggaggcagatatccctaaGGTTGACCGCgaacagtggaggaagatagatgcacagttgtgtagtgtattatggcaatcggttgatccccggattcttcttcatcttcaggcctataaaacttgttttaaattttggactcaggccaaaggattatacacgaatgatatccagcgtctttataaggtggcttctgctattgtccatctcagccaacaggacttggatctatcgacttatattggtcagattacctctcttaaggagcagttcttgactgtgatgcctcttactcctgatgttggggctcaacaaatacagcttgacaagttcttcatggtccttactcttattggcctccgtccggatcttgagcctattcgtgatcagattcttggtagttcatcagttccgtccttggatgatgtgtttgctcgcctcctccgtatctcgtccactcagactttgccatctgatagcgcttcagattcttctgtgttagtttctcaaactacctctcgaggaggacgcagtggtacccgaggtagaggccaacgtcctcattgcacctattgcaataaacttggccacactcgcgatcgttgctatcagttacatggaagacctcctcgcactgcccatatggcccagtcctctgattctccgctgcctcagactccgagctcctccgcatctcagacatctcaggcttctattgcctctgttgcccagcctggtaatgcctctgcctgccttacccacacatcttctcttggaccctggattctagattctggagcatctgatcacctatctggtaataaggatcttttctcctctattactactacctctgatttacctactgttaccttagctaatggttctcaaactgtggctaaaggtattggtttggcccttcctctgccttctctacctctcacttctgtcctttatactcctgaatgtccttttaatcttatttccatcagcaaaatcactcgtactcttaattgctctattaccttttctgataaatttgtgaccttgcaggaccggagtacggggaagacgattggcataggacgtgagtctcaaggcctctatcacctcacctcagattcatctcctgcagtttgcatttccactgatgctcctctcctcattcacaatcgtctgggccaccctagtctctccaagttccagaagatggttcctcgtttttcaaCTTTGttgtcgcttccgtgtgagtcatgtcagcttgggaaacatactcgtgtctcgttcccaaagcgtttgaataatcgggcaaagtctccttttgagcttgtccacactgatgtttggggtccttgtcggactgcgtctactttaggatttcagtattttgtcactttcattgatgactattctcgatgtacttggttatttttaatgaaaaatcgagctgagttattctctattttccagaaattttatactgaaatccaaacccagttcaatatttctattcgtgtgttacgcagtgacaatgccagggaatatttttcagcccaatttacttcgtttatgtctcatcatgggattcttcatcagtcttcttgtgctcatactcctcaacaaaatggggtagctgaacgcaagaatcgacatcttgttgagacagctcgtactctcctcctccatagtcatgttccttttcgcttttggggggacgctgttcttaccgcttgttatttgattaatcgtatgccctcctctgtcttacacgatcagattcctcactcccttcttttccctgaccaaccactttatttccttcctcctcgtgtctttggttgtacttgctttgttcatattctcactcctggacaggacaagctttccgc contains:
- the LOC100265092 gene encoding anthocyanidin 3-O-glucosyltransferase 5, translated to MEGTKPHAALLASPGMGHLIPVLELGKRLITHHGFQVTVFVVATEVSPAQSLLLQQATTPHLPNLVSLPVVNDSILVDPEASVLEQLLSMVRGSLPRLRSAISAMKVPPTVLIVDMFGLEAFKIANEFEMLKYVYITSNAWFLAFTAYLPVLDKLVETKCSDLQEPTRIPGCKPLWVEHVFEPVLDIKNEMYHAYMRMAVEITMADGVLVNTWENLEHPTLAAMRDDKLLGQIVKAPVYPVGPLTRPIEPTDSENGVLDWLGMQPSESVIYVSFGSGGTLSAKQTTELAWGLELSRQNFVWVIRPPMDDDAAAALFTSADGRDGIAEYLPDGFLERTKKVGCVVPMWAPQAQILGHPSVGGFITHCGWNSTLESMVNGVPMIAWPLYAEQKMNAVMLTEELGVAIRPNVFPTKGVVGREEIATMVRRLMEDSEGNAIRAKVKELKYSAEKALSKGGSSYTSLSHVVMDCQMMSRSSQQPLDNRTSTNPPSPSLKGMHLTTVR